From a region of the Megalops cyprinoides isolate fMegCyp1 chromosome 13, fMegCyp1.pri, whole genome shotgun sequence genome:
- the ctr9 gene encoding RNA polymerase-associated protein CTR9 homolog, translating into MSRGSIEIPLRDTDEVIELDFDQLPEGDEVISILKQEHTQLHIWIALALEYYKQGKTEDFVKLLEAARIDGNLDYRDHEKDQMTCLDTLAAYYVQQARKEKNKDAKKELITQATLLYTMADKIIMYDQNHLLGRACFCLLEGDKMDQADAQFHFVLNQSTNNIPALLGKACISFNKKDYRGALAYYKKALRTNPGCPAEVRLGMGHCFVKLNKLEKARLAFGRALELNSKCVGALVGLAVLELNNKEADSIKNGVQLLSRAYTIDPSNPMVLNHLANHFFFKKDYSKVQHLALHAFHNTEVEAMQAESCYQLARSFHVQEDYDQAFQYYYQATQFASSTFVLPFFGLGQMYVYRRDKENAAQCFEKVLKAYPNNYETMKILGSLYATSDDQEKRDIAKGHLKKVTEQYPDDVEAWIELAQILEQTDIQGALSAYGTATRILQEKVQADVPPEILNNLGALHFRLGNLGEAKKYFLASLERAKAEGEHDEHYYNAISVTTSYNLARLYEAMCEFHEAEKLYKNILREHPNYVDCYLRLGAMARDKGNFYEASDWFKEALQINQDHPDAWSLIGNLHLAKQEWGPGQKKFERILKQPSTQNDTYSMLALGNVWLQTLHQPTRDREKEKRHQDRALAIYKQVLRNDSRNLYAANGIGAVLAHKGYFREARDVFAQVREATADISDVWLNLAHIYVEQRQYISAVQMYENCLKKFYKHQNTEVLLYLARALFKCGKLQECKQTLLKARHVAPNDTVLMFNVALVLQRLATLVLKDEKSNLKAVLSAVKELELAHRYFSYLSKAGDKMRFDLALAATEARQCSDLLSQAQYHVARARKQDEEEKELRAKQEQERDLLRQQMLKEQEEKRNKEVEEQKKLLEQRAQYVEKTRNLLSFAEGLKEPTKEKKKGGGGRRKKGADFDEFVNDDSDEELPVKKKKKRRAGSGSEPEEEGEEGEKRPRKKRRRSVKGNEGSDDDEGSSRPKKQRKPRERKKIEKAKPERMPLSLKGKIKSKAIISSSDSSSDEDGLKIAEDRNPRDSGSGSEEEEEEESGHRKRIASDSESDEERDRSGSEGGSPRRSANSDEDDSGSDRPAKKRRRPQSDSEQSDNGSKKSRSEGSEDESQPASPAPDSERGSENEGSPRRSDNESEPERSNRGSDDDSD; encoded by the exons ATGTCTCGGGGTTCCATCGAAATCCCTCTGCGGGACACGGACGAG GTCATTGAGCTTGACTTCGACCAGTTGCCGGAGGGAGACGAAGTCATAAGTATCTTAAAGCAGGAGCACACCCAGCTGCACATATGGATCGCTCTCGCG CTGGAGTACTACAAGCAAGGAAAGACCGAGGACTTTGTGAAGCTGCTGGAGGCGGCTCGTATCGATGGGAACCTGGACTACAGGGACCATGAGAAAGACCAGATGACCTGCCTGGACACCCTGGCGGCCTACTATGTGCAGCAGGCCCGCAAGGAAAAGAACAAAGATGCCAAGAAGGAGCTCATCACCCAGGCCACCCTGCTTTACACCATGGCAGACAAGATCATCATGTACGACCAG AACCACCTGCTGGGAAGAGCCTGCTTCTGTCTTTTGGAGGGTGATAAAATGGACCAGGCTGATGCTCAGTTCCACTTTGTCCTCAACCAGTCTACGAATAACATCCCCGCTCTGCTGG GTAAGGCCTGCATCTCGTTTAACAAGAAAGACTACAGGGGAGCTCTGGCCTACTACAAGAAGGCCCTGCGCACCAACCCTGGCTGCCCAG CTGAGGTGAGGCTGGGAATGGGTCACTGCTTCGTCAAGCTCAACAAGCTGGAGAAGGCTCGCCTGGCCTTCGGCCGTGCCCTGGAGCTCAACTCCAAGTGCGTGGGAGCGCTGGTGGGGCTGGCCGTGCTGGAGCTCAACAACAAGGAGGCCGACTCCATCAAAAACGGGGTGCAGCTCCTCTCCCGGGCCTACACCATCGACCCCAGCAACCCCATGGTGCTCAACCACCTGGCCAACCACTTCTTCTTCAAGAAG GACTACAGTAAAGTGCAACACTTGGCCCTTCATGCGTTTCACAACACAGAGGTGGAGGCTATGCAGGCAGAGAGCTGCTACCAGCTGGCCCGCTCCTTCCATGTGCAG GAGGACTATGACCAGGCCTTCCAGTATTACTACCAGGCAACTCAGTTTGCCTCCTCCACCTTTGTGCTGCCCTTCTTCGGCCTGGGGCAGATGTACGTGTACCGCAGGGACAAGGAGAACGCGGCACAGTGCTTCGAGAAGGTCCTGAAGGCCTACCCCAACAACTACGAGACCATGAAGATTCTGGGCTCTCTCTATGCCACCTCGGACGATCAAGAGAAGAGGGACATTGCCAAA GGCCACCTGAAGAAGGTCACAGAGCAGTACCCTGATGACGTGGAGGCCTGGATTGAGCTGGCCCAGATcctggagcagacagacattCAG gggGCGCTCTCGGCGTACGGCACAGCCACACGTATCCTGCAGGAGAAGGTGCAGGCTGATGTCCCTCCTGAGATCCTCAATAACCTGGGGGCCCTGCACTTTAGACTGGGCAACCTGGGGGAGGCCAAG AAATACTTCCTGGCCTCGCTGGAGCGGGCCAAAGCGGAGGGGGAGCATGACGAGCACTACTACAACGCCATCTCTGTCACCACCTCCTACAACCTGGCCCGGCTCTACGAGGCCATGTGCGAATTCCACGAGGCCGAGAAGCTCTACAAGAACATCCTCCGCGAGCATCCCAACTACGTCGACT GTTACTTGCGTCTTGGAGCGATGGCTCGTGACAAAGGGAACTTCTATGAAGCGTCTGATTGGTTCAAAGAAGCCCTACAGATCAATCAG GACCACCCAGACGCATGGTCCCTGATAGGAAACCTCCACTTAGCCAAGCAGGAGTGGGGTCCGGGTCAGAAGAAGTTTGAGCGGATCCTGAAGCAGCCATCCACACAGAATGACACCTACTCCATGCTGGCGCTAGGCAACGTGTGGCTGCAGACCCTCCACCAGCCAACCAGAGACCGGGAAAAG GAAAAGCGTCACCAGGATCGAGCCCTTGCCATTTACAAACAGGTGCTGCGTAATGATTCCAGGAACCTCTATGCTGCCAATGGCATAG GTGCTGTTCTGGCCCACAAGGGCTATTTCCGCGAGGCCCGCGACGTCTTCGCCCAAGTGAGGGAGGCCACGGCGGACATCAGCGACGTGTGGCTGAACCTCGCGCACATCTACGTGGAGCAGAGGCAGTACATCAGTGCCGTGCAGATG TACGAGAACTGCCTGAAGAAGTTCTACAAGCACCAGAACACGGAGGTGCTGCTGTACCTGGCCCGGGCGCTCTTCAAGTGCGGCAAGCTGCAGGAGTGCAAGCAGACGCTGCTGAAGGCGCGCCACGTGGCCCCCAACGACACGGTGCTGATGTTCAACGTGGCGCTGGTGCTGCAGAGGCTGGCCACGCTGGTGCTGAAGGACGAGAAGAGCAACCTGAAGGCCGTGCTGAGCGCCGTcaaggagctggagctggcGCACAG gTACTTCAGCTACCTCAGCAAGGCAGGAGACAAGATGAGATTTGACCTGGCGCTGGCTGCCACAGAGGCGAG GCAGTGCTCGGACCTGCTGAGCCAGGCGCAGTACCACGTGGCCCGGGCCCGCAAGCAGGacgaggaggagaaggagctgcGGGCaaagcaggagcaggagagggactTGCTGCGGCAGCAGATGCTGAAGGAGCAG gaggagaagagaaacaaggaggtggaggagcagaagaagctgctggagcagagagcCCAGTACGTGGAGAAGACCAGAAACCTCCTGTCCTTCGCAGAGGGGTTGAAGGAGCCCacaaaggagaagaagaaaggaggTGGAGGCCGG CGCAAGAAAGGGGCTGACTTCGATGAGTTTGTCAACGACGACTCCGACGAAGAGCTCCCcgtgaagaagaagaagaagaggagggcgGGCAGCGGGAGCGAGCCagaggaggagggcgaggagggagagaagaggccccgcaagaagaggaggag ATCTGTCAAAGGCAACGAAGGCAGCGACGATGATGAAGGAAGCTCCAGGCCCAAGAAACAACGCAAGCCCCGAGAGCGCAAGAAGATCGAGAAG GCCAAGCCTGAGCGCATGCCACTGTCTCTCAAAGGCAAGATCAAGTCCAAGGCAATTATCTCATCCTCCGATTCCTCTTCAGATGAGGATGGCCTGAAAATCGCTGAAGACAG GAACCCCAGGGACAGCGGGTCTGgctcggaggaggaggaggaggaggagtcaggCCACAGGAAGCGCATTGCCTCAGACAGCGAGTCGGACGAAGAGCGCGACCGCTCCGGCAGCGAGGGCGGGAGCCCCCGCCGCTCCGCCAACTCTGATGAGGACGACTCCGGCAGCGACCGCCCAGCGAAGAAACGGAGGAGGCCGCAGTCCGACTCGGAGCAGTCGGACAACGGCAGCAAGAAGAGCCGCTCCGAGGGCTCCGAGGACGAGTCCCAGCCCGCCTCGCCCGCCCCCGACTCCGAAAGGGGCTCGGAGAACGAGGGGTCCCCCCGCCGGTCCGACAACGAGTCCGAGCCCGAGCGCTCCAACCGCGGCTCTGACGACGACAGCGACTGA